One window of the Micropterus dolomieu isolate WLL.071019.BEF.003 ecotype Adirondacks linkage group LG08, ASM2129224v1, whole genome shotgun sequence genome contains the following:
- the cacna1fa gene encoding voltage-dependent L-type calcium channel subunit alpha-1D, translated as MDGAKKDALPGGDGGKSDTLGSTGSARKRGGGAKKAMQANKSALRAPRALCCLTLSNPIRMAALALVEWKPFDIFILLAIFANCVAMGVTKPYPDDDSNATNHQLEQVEYVFLVIFTIETFTKILAYGLVMHPSAYIRSGWNLLDFVIVIVGLFSVIAEAMTDHKPGEAHHAAGKPGGLDVKALRAFRVLRPLRLVSGVPSLQIVLNSIMKAMVPLLHIGMLVMFVIIIYAIIGLELFIGRIHKTCYFSGTDLMVEDDPSPCAFAGNGRFCVGNGTECRGKWEGPNGGITNFDNIFFAMLTVFQCITMEGWTDVLYWMNDAIGFEIPWVYFVSLVIFGSFFIINLVLGVLSGEFSKEREKAVARGELQKAQESKQMEEDMIGYMDWLIEAEDVDEEGNKRAAIAKKKMMKKFGWYKHSEDGGESDSDDDIAYLDDDSGFCASLMAKMMANSFCDQLCQLNHTFRKNCRVAVKTTNFYWLVLLLVFLNTVASASEHYGQPKWLTEMQERANKILLLLFTLEMLMKMYAFGLQIYFMALFNRFDCFVVCGGILETLLVEMDVIPPIGISVLRCIRLLRIFKMTRHWAALSDLVNSLLNSMKAICSLLLLLFLFLIIFALLGMQLFGGKFNFDETQMKRSTFDSFPQALLTCFQILTGEDWNAVMYDGIMAYGGPIFPNMVVCIYFVILFVCGNYILLNVFLAIAVDNLAGGGGKTKVEEKKEEEEEWDEDEEKEDEDEGNEEDDWQENEELRAIEGLEGVAPLKPEFSGPKEKIVPIPDGSSFFILGKKNCLRVACHNLIHHPYFTNFILIFIILSSISLAAEDPIKSHSFRNIVLGYADYVFTSVFTVEIVLKMTVYGAFLHSGSFCRNAFNLLDLLVVSVSLTSFFLHSSAISVVKILRVLRVLRPLRAINRAKGLKNVVQCVFVAIRTIGNILIVTTLLQFMFACIGVQLFKGRFYSCTDEAKHTPVECRGTFVVYKDGDMNHPMVKERIWENSDFNFDNVLMGMLALFTVSTFEGWPQLLYRAVDANAINRGPIYNYRVEISIFFIIYIIIIAFFMMNIFVGFVIITFREQGEAEFKNCELNKNQRQCVYYALKAQPIKIYIPKNPSQLKFWKIINSSQFEYIMFVLILGNTLTLAIQHYEQSKLFTSIMDILNMIFTVVFTIEMIIKLLALRAHHYFIDPWNSFDALIVVGSVLDIAVSEFSGGGGHGEGKGESGKVSITFFRLFRVLRLVKLLSKGEGIRTLLWTFVKSLQALPYVGLLIAMIFFIYAVIGMQTFGKVAIDDDTHINRNCNFQTFFMAVLVLFRCATGEQWQEIMLAALPGRRCDPESDTEPGEEFSCGSNLSYIYFISFFMLCAYLIINLFIAVIMDNFEYLTRDWTVLGTHHLDEFKRVWSDYDPEATGRIKHIDVVTMLRRIQPPLGFGKLCPHRVACKRLVAMNVPLHSDGTVTFNATLFALVRTSLKIKTEGPIDQQNEELKLIIKKLWKHTKPKLIDEVIPPPRGDEVTCGKFYASFLIQDYFKKFRKRKERERKSKKKDKAASLQQGLRTLQDLAPEMRLAMACDLEEEEGVDGEMTGDDIFDSEPGTSVNTTPASTPLPRIDTLVEQTTVIMEPESKTANWDVITEQVMGLQEHERPGSELVGISIVTEQPVRSEPLPIRVDPISELPPPPPPPPPPPPTQEIVGGGEVIVEEPLVAATAVVAEQVYSSEGDAAHLASVEGYVYPEAVSPVPTETVYNEHSLERASSIGEITYDTHDANGFVGNGYDGTNMNGESVAASPTPYSTSEYNGNGYTGYDENGSVISANGNGSIMSGFNGNDSTVCGYNGNENGSAQFVRRRLLPSIPKGRKPAFNFQCLRPQSSVDDQLPIPGNYRGNTSPSRSRLQTQHSLDSRPSSVSSMSSTSWVNTAAAGTTPVPGMIPPSGRRGKLIYTPMILVDEATGTSQPLWSDGSASLPVGRRPGWYPGQTRTFTNTRPPPVNQGFVDRGSADSLVESILISEGLGIYARDPKFVSFAKREIAEACHMSLDEMESTAADLIARGASQSISRFEDELADEMNCVISY; from the exons ATGGACGGGGCAAAGAAAG ATGCCCTCCCTGGGGGCGATGGAGGAAAATCAGACACCCTCGGGTCGACTGGCTCGGCCAGAAAAAGAGGAGGGGGGGCCAAGAAGGCGATGCAGGCAAACAAGTCCGCGCTCAGGGCCCCCCGAGCCCTCTGCTGCCTCACCCTCAGCAACCCCATCCGCATGGCAGCACTGGCCCTAGTAGAGTGGAA GCCCTTTGATATTTTCATTCTACTTGCCATCTTTGCCAACTGTGTGGCCATGGGTGTTACCAAGCCGTATCCTGATGATGACTCCAATGCTACCAATCACCAACTG GAACAAGTGGAATATGTCTTCCTTGTCATCTTCACCATCGAGACCTTCACTAAAATCCTTGCCTATGGCTTAGTCATGCACCCCAGCGCCTACATACGCAGCGGATGGAACTTGCTTGATTTCGTTATCGTCATTGTCGG GTTGTTCAGTGTAATAGCAGAGGCCATGACGGATCATAAGCCAGGAGAGGCCCATCATGCAGCTGGAAAACCTGGAGGCCTGGATGTCAAAGCTCTCAGAGCGTTCAGGGTGTTGCGACCCCTTCGGCTCGTATCTGGAGTGCCAA GTTTGCAAATCGTGTTAAACTCCATCATGAAAGCCATGGTCCCCCTTCTGCACATTGGTATGTTGGTCATGTTTGTCATCATCATCTACGCTATCATCGGCTTGGAGCTTTTCATCGGCAGGATACACAAGACGTGTTACTTTAGTGGCACAG ATCTCATGGTGGAAGATGATCCGTCACCTTGTGCATTTGCCGGGAACGGGCGCTTTTGCGTGGGGAATGGGACTGAGTGCAGGGGCAAATGGGAAGGCCCCAACGGCGGCATCACAAACTTCGACAACATTTTCTTCGCCATGCTGACAGTTTTCCAGTGCATCACTATGGAGGGTTGGACAGATGTTCTCTACTGG ATGAATGATGCCATTGGCTTTGAGATCCCATGGGTTTACTTTGTTTCTCTGGTCATCTTTGGATCCTTTTTCATTATCAATCTTGTATTGGGTGTGTTGAGCGG AGAGTTCTCcaaggaaagagaaaaggccGTGGCGCGTGGTGAGCTGCAGAAGGCTCAGGAGAGCAAGCAGATGGAGGAGGACATGATAGGTTACATGGACTGGCTCATAGAGGCCGAGGATGTGGATGAAGAAGGAAACAAAC GTGCTGCAATTGCAAAGAAAAAGATGATGAAGAAGTTCGGCTGGTACAAACACAGTGAGGACGGTGGAG AGTCAGACTCGGACGATGATATCGCATACCTCGATGATGACAGTGGCTTCTGTGCTTCTCTCAT GGCAAAGATGATGGCCAATAGCTTCTG TGACCAGTTGTGCCAGCTGAATCATACATTCAGGAAGAACTGCCGTGTGGCCGTCAAGACAACTAACTTCTACTGGTTGGTGCTTTTGCTGGTGTTTCTCAACACAGTGGCCAGTGCTTCCGAGCATTACGGACAGCCAAAGTGGCTCACGGAAATGCAAG agcgaGCCAACAAGATCCTACTGCTGCTGTTCACTCTGGAGATGCTGATGAAGATGTATGCCTTTGGCCTGCAGATCTATTTCATGGCGCTGTTCAACCGCTTTGATTGCTTTGTGGTGTGCGGCGGCATCCTTGAGACGCTGCTCGTAGAGATGGATGTCATCCCGCCCATCGGCATCTCTGTGCTGCGCTGCATCCGACTGCTTAGGATATTCAAGATGACACG GCACTGGGCAGCTTTGTCTGACCTGGTCAACTCTCTGCTCAACTCTATGAAAGCTATCTGCTCCCTTCTgctcctgctcttcctcttcctcatcatctTCGCCTTGCTAGGCATGCAGTTGTTTGGAGGCAAATTTAACTTTGACGAGACTCAGATGAAGAGAAGTACTTTTGACTCCTTCCCTCAGGCTCTGCTCACTTGTTTCCAG ATCCTCACTGGAGAGGACTGGAACGCTGTAATGTATGACGGTATTATGGCATATGGAGGGCCGATCTTCCCCAACATGGTGGTGTGCATTTACTTTGTCATTCTCTTTGTCTGTGGTAACT ACATTCTGCTCAATGTCTTCTTGGCTATCGCTGTGGACAACTTGGCTGGAGGCGGAGGAAAGACGAAAGTTGA agagaaaaaggaagaagaagaagagtgggatgaggatgaagagaaagaggatgAAGATGAAGGG AACGAAGAAGACGACTGGCAGGAAAACGAGGAGCTGAGGGCCATCGAGGGACTGGAGG GAGTTGCTCCATTAAAACCTGAATTCTCAGGGCCCAAAGAGAAGATTGTCCCAATCCCTGATGGAAGCTCTTTCTTCATTCTTGGAAAGAAAAACTG TTTGCGAGTTGCCTGCCACAACCTCATCCATCACCCCTACTTCACCAACTTCATTctcatcttcatcatcctcaGTAGTATTTCCCTGGCCGCTGAGGATCCAATCAAATCCCACTCATTCAGGAACATA GTGCTTGGTTATGCTGATTATGTTTTCACTTCAGTTTTCACTGTGGAAATAGTACTAAAG ATGACTGTCTACGGAGCATTTCTGCACAGTGGCTCCTTCTGCAGAAATGCTTTCAACCTTCTTGACCTGCTGGTTGTCAGTGTGTCGCTCACATCTTTCTTTTTACA TTCGAGTGCAATCTCCGTGGTCAAGATTCTCCGAGTGCTGCGAGTGCTCAGGCCTCTTCGAGCCATTAACAGAGCTAAGGGACTAAAG AATGtggtgcagtgtgtgtttgtggcgaTCCGCACCATCGGCAACATCTTAATTGTCACAACACTCCTTCAGTTCATGTTTGCATGTATTGGAGTGCAGCTCTTCAAG ggCCGATTCTACAGCTGCACAGACGAAGCCAAACACACTCCTGTGGAGTGCAg GGGGACGTTTGTGGTTTATAAAGACGGGGATATGAACCACCCCATGGTGAAAGAGAGGATTTGGGAAAACAGTGATTTCAACTTTGACAATGTGCTGATGGGCATGCTAGCTTTGTTCACTGTGTCAACATTTGAAGGCTGGCCACA GCTCCTTTACCGGGCCGTGGATGCCAACGCCATAAACCGAGGGCCCATTTACAACTACCGAGTAGAAATCTCCATCTTTTTCATCAtctacatcatcatcattgccTTCTTCATGATGAACATATTTGTGGGTTTTGTCATCATCACATTTCGAGAGCAAGGGGAGGCTGAATTCAAAAACTGTGAACTCAACAAAAATCAA CGCCAGTGTGTGTACTACGCACTGAAAGCTCAACCAATAAAGATTTACATTCCTAAAAACCCATCACAGCTCAAATTCTGGAAAATAATCAACTCCAGCCAGTTTGAATACATCATGTTTGTGCTAATTCTGGGGAACACCCTCACTCTGGCTATTCAG CATTATGAGCAGTCTAAACTGTTCACCTCCATCATGGACATCCTGAACATGATCTTCACTGTGGTTTTCACTATTGAGATGATTATCAAGTTACTGGCTCTGCGGGCTCAT CACTATTTCATTGATCCGTGGAATTCATTTGATGCTTTGATTGTTGTGGGGAGCGTGTTGGATATTGCAGTCTCTGAGTTTAGC GGAGGAGGCGGCCATGGTGAG GGCAAAGGAGAGAGTGGAAAAGTATCCATCACGTTCTTCCGTTTATTTCGAGTCTTGAGGTTGGTTAAACTGCTCAGCAAAGGAGAGGGCATTCGAACCCTCCTCTGGACTTTTGTCAAGTCCCTGCAG GCCCTGCCTTATGTTGGTCTGCTCATTGCGATGATCTTTTTCATCTATGCTGTGATTGGCATGCAG ACATTTGGGAAAGTTGCCATTGATGACGACACACATATCAACAGAAACTGCAACTTCCAGACTTTCTTCATGGCTGTTCTGGTGCTCTTCAG GTGTGCCACTGGAGAGCAGTGGCAGGAGATCATGTTGGCAGCTCTGCCCGGTAGACGCTGTGACCCAGAATCGGACACTGAGCCTGGCGAAGAGTTCTCCTGCGGTAGCAACTTGTCCTACATCTACTTCATCAGCTTCTTTATGCTCTGTGCTTACCTG ATTATCAACTTGTTCATTGCTGTCATCATGGACAACTTTGAATACCTGACACGCGACTGGACTGTGCTCGGTACTCACCACCTGGACGAGTTTAAGAGAGTTTGGTCTGACTACGATCCAGAGGCCAC CGGCCGTATAAAGCACATTGATGTTGTCACTATGCTGCGCAGGATTCAGCCACCTCTTGGTTTTGGAAAATTATGTCCTCATCGTGTTGCTTGCAAG AGACTGGTTGCTATGAACGTCCCACTGCACTCAGATGGGACAGTCACCTTCAATGCTACTCTGTTTGCTCTCGTGCGAACCTCGCTCAAGATCAAGACTGAAG GCCCCATCGACCAGCAAAATGAAGAGCTGAAGCTGATCATTAAGAAGCTCTGGAAGCACACAAAGCCCAAGCTAATTGATGAAGTGATTCCTCCCCCTAGAG GGGATGAGGTGACTTGTGGAAAGTTTTACGCCAGCTTCTTGATTCAGGACTATTTTAAAAAGTTCCGcaagagaaaggagagggagaggaaatcCAAAAAGAAGGACAAGGCGGCTTCTCTGCAG CAAGGACTGCGGACGCTGCAGGACCTCGCTCCAGAGATGCGTCTGGCAATGGCCTGTGACctggaagaagaggagggtgTGGATGGAGAGATGACAGGTGATGATATATTCGACAGTGAGCCCGGAACCTCAGTGAATACCACGCCCGCCAGCACACCATTGCCGCGCATAGATACACTTGTGGAGCAGACAACTGTGATCATGGAACCTGAGTCCAAGACAGCCAACTGGGATGTGATCACAGAGCAGGTCATGGGCCTGCAGGAGCATGAGAGACCAGGATCAGAGCTGGTAGGCATCAGCATTGTAACAGAACAGCCTGTGAGGTCCGAACCCCTGCCCATTAG GGTGGATCCCATCAGTGAgttgcctcctcctcctcctcctcctcctcctcctcctcctacccAAGAGATAGTAGGTGGAGGAGAAGTTATAGTTGAAGAACCACTCGTGGCAGCTACAGCTGTAGTAGCTGAGCAGGTTTATAGCAGTGAAGGAGATGCTGCACATCTAGCATCAGTAGAAGG GTATGTGTATCCAGAAGCTGTCTCTCCTGTACCAACTGAGACGGTCTACAATGAACACAGCCTGGAAAGAGCTAGCAGCATTGGGGAGATAACCTATGATACTCATGATGCCAATGGCTTTGTTGGGAATGGCTATGATGGCACCAACATGAATGGAGAGAGTGTTGCTGCAAGCCCCACACCCTATAGCACAAGTGAATATAATGGGAACGGATACACAGGCTACGATGAAAACGGCAGTGTCATCAGCGCCAATGGTAATGGAAGTATAATGAGCGGCTTCAATGGAAATGACAGCACCGTCTGTGGTTACAATGGGAATGAGAATGGTAGTGCACAGTTTGTCAGGAGACGGCTACTTCCTTCCATACCGAAAG GTCGTAAGCCTGCCTTTAACTTCCAGTGTCTGAGGCCACAGAGCAGTGTGGACGACCAGCTCCCTATCCCAGGGAACTACCGTGGGAACACATCACCATCCAG
- the LOC123974914 gene encoding mitochondrial import inner membrane translocase subunit Tim17-B-like, translating to MNPTLPISFKKIAFLIVEESARCDYPKQHTARTMMTLHCPLLTTTNMEEYAREPCPWRIVDDCGGAFTMGTIGGGVFQAIKGFRNAPAGVRHRLRGSATAVRIRAPQIGGSFAVWGGLFSTIDCGLVRLRGKEDPWNSITSGALTGAILAARSGPLTMMGSAMMGGILLALIEGFGILLTRYTAQQFQNPIPFADDPSQLPPKDGDQQQQQGAKGQFQ from the exons ATGAATCCCACATTACCTATTTCTTTTAAGAAAATCGCCTTTTTGATCGTCGAGGAGAGTGCGCGATGCGACTATCCAAAACAGCACACGGCGCGCACAATGATGACGTTGCACTGTCCTCTCCTGACGACAACAAACATGGAGGAATATGCCCGTGAACCTTG TCCCTGGAGGATAGTGGATGACTGTGGCGGTGCTTTTACCATGGGCACAATTGGAGGAGGGGTGTTCCAGGCAATTAAGGGCTTTCGTAATGCCCCTGCA GGTGTCAGACACAGACTGAGAGGGAGTGCAACTGCAGTGAGAATAAGAGCTCCACAGATTGGTG GTAGCTTTGCTGTATGGGGAGGGCTGTTCTCCACAATCGACTGTGGTTTAGTTCGCCTGAGAGGGAAAGAGGATCCTTGGAACTCCATTACAAGTGGTGCACTGACTGGGGCCATCCTAGCAGCACGCA gTGGGCCATTAACTATGATGGGCTCTGCCATGATGGGGGGAATTTTACTCGCTCTCATTGAGGGTTTTGGGATCCTCCTAACCAGATATACAGCACAGCAGTTTCAGAACC CTATTCCCTTTGCAGATGACCCCAGTCAGTTACCTCCAAAGGATGGggatcagcagcagcagcagggggcAAAGGGGCAGTTTCAGTAG
- the pqbp1 gene encoding polyglutamine-binding protein 1, which produces MPLPPALLARLAKRGIVKPSEQEVDEEIIAEDYDDNNVDYEATRVENLPPNWYKVFDLACGLPYYWNVETDLVAWLSPNDPAAVVTKPAKKIRAEGGDERVERPFEKPDRERERERDKDRERDRDRDRERDEGRDRDRRKQRREDMAPYSKNKRGRKDDEMDPMDPSAYSDAPRGTWSSGLPKRNEAKTGADTTAAGPLFQQRPYPSPGAVLRANAANQIPKE; this is translated from the exons ATGCCTCTTCCCCCCGCGCTGCTGGCTCGCTTGGCCAAGAGAGGGATTGTTAAACCGTCAGAGCAAG AGGTAGACGAGGAGATTATTGCTGAAGATTACGATGACAACAACGTAGATTATGAAGCCACCAGAGTGGAGAATCTACCACCAAACTGGTATAAAGTGTTTGACCTAGCTTG TGGTCTTCCTTATTACTGGAATGTGGAGACAGATTTAGTGGCCTGGCTGTCCCCAAATGACCCAGCTGCAGTGGTAACAAAGCCTGCGAAGAAAATTAGAG ctgaGGGGGGGGATGAAAGAGTTGAGAGGCCGTTTGAGAAGCCggacagagagcgagagcggGAAAGAGACAAAGATCGGGAAAGGGATCGGGACAGGGACcgagagagggatgaagggagggacagagacagaaggaAGCAGCGGAGAGAAGACATGGCGCCGTACAGTAAGAACAAAAGAG GGAGAAAAGATGATGAGATGGACCCCATGGATCCAAGTGCTTATTCTGATGCCCCAAG GGGCACATGGTCAAGCGGCCTGCCCAAGCGTAATGAAGCAAAGACGGGTGCTGATACCACAGCGGCAGGGCCTCTGTTCCAGCAGCGGCCGTATCCCAGTCCGGGAGCCGTGCTTCGGGCTAACGCAGCAAACCAAATACCCAAGGAGTAA